The following proteins are encoded in a genomic region of Actinomadura sp. NAK00032:
- a CDS encoding GNAT family N-acetyltransferase, with protein sequence MTTARVRLRQVDAEDVAELERAISDPAVMAPFEWYGWRDRHRLRREWERDGLMSDERGALMAEGDDGPLCMVSWTRVPTSPAAFCWRIAGLSLPAARGRGYAAETLGLLVRYLFDCSPVHRIEAAVEVGNIASQRVCEKMGFVQEGLLRGYTFRAGQWRDCLMFSILRPEAADTAGEPAVAATTAG encoded by the coding sequence GTGACAACTGCTCGGGTGCGGCTGCGCCAGGTCGACGCCGAGGACGTCGCCGAGTTGGAGAGGGCGATCAGCGATCCCGCGGTCATGGCGCCGTTCGAGTGGTACGGCTGGCGGGACCGGCACCGGCTGCGGCGGGAATGGGAGCGCGACGGCCTGATGTCGGACGAGCGGGGCGCCCTGATGGCGGAGGGCGACGACGGGCCGCTGTGCATGGTGAGCTGGACGCGGGTACCGACCAGTCCGGCGGCGTTCTGCTGGCGGATCGCGGGTCTGTCGCTCCCGGCCGCGCGAGGTCGCGGTTACGCCGCCGAGACCCTCGGCCTCCTGGTCCGCTACCTGTTCGACTGCAGCCCCGTCCACCGGATCGAAGCCGCCGTCGAGGTCGGCAACATCGCCTCGCAGCGGGTGTGCGAGAAGATGGGTTTCGTCCAGGAAGGGCTGCTGCGCGGCTATACCTTCCGGGCCGGCCAATGGCGCGATTGCCTGATGTTCAGCATCCTTCGTCCCGAGGCCGCCGACACCGCGGGCGAGCCGGCCGTGGCGGCGACGACCGCGGGCTGA
- a CDS encoding class I SAM-dependent methyltransferase, which produces MIEREKVRLSGVAETTLATLYGKAVASRAADPVLVDLDAEGAVERLDYDFARLGVSRDSALAIALRSAYFDRWTREALSDHPDATVLHLGCGLDCRARRVDPPPGVRWYDVDRPEVIELRRRLYGEHPGHHTIGGSVTDPRWLARVPADRPGVVVAEGMVQYLTEAEGVDLFTRIVERFPRGVVMFDACSSLAMRLGRHRKALRATGARPGGWGIDDPATVESLVPGLRLGKQQAFLGVPEMARFGWQTRLAVALTKHFPAAQKTGRLVRYDF; this is translated from the coding sequence ATGATCGAACGCGAGAAGGTGCGGCTGAGCGGGGTCGCGGAGACGACCTTGGCCACGCTGTACGGCAAGGCCGTAGCGAGTCGCGCGGCGGACCCGGTGCTGGTGGACCTGGACGCCGAGGGCGCCGTCGAACGTCTCGACTACGACTTCGCCCGGCTCGGCGTCTCCCGCGACTCCGCGCTGGCGATCGCGCTGCGCTCGGCCTACTTCGACCGCTGGACGCGCGAGGCGCTGTCCGACCACCCGGACGCGACCGTGCTGCATCTGGGATGCGGCCTGGACTGCCGCGCCCGGCGCGTGGATCCGCCGCCCGGCGTCCGCTGGTACGACGTCGACCGGCCGGAGGTCATCGAACTGCGCCGGCGGCTGTACGGGGAGCATCCCGGCCACCACACGATCGGCGGCTCGGTCACCGACCCGCGATGGCTGGCACGAGTGCCCGCCGACCGTCCCGGCGTTGTCGTCGCCGAGGGCATGGTGCAGTACCTCACCGAGGCCGAGGGAGTCGACCTGTTCACCAGAATCGTGGAACGGTTTCCCCGCGGCGTGGTCATGTTCGACGCGTGCAGTTCCCTGGCGATGCGGCTCGGCCGCCATCGAAAGGCGCTGCGGGCGACCGGGGCGAGGCCCGGAGGCTGGGGTATCGACGATCCCGCAACGGTCGAATCGCTGGTTCCAGGGCTGCGCCTCGGCAAGCAGCAGGCTTTCCTCGGCGTACCGGAGATGGCCCGTTTCGGCTGGCAGACGCGCCTGGCCGTCGCACTGACCAAACACTTTCCCGCCGCGCAAAAAACCGGACGCCTTGTACGTTACGACTTCTAG